A stretch of the Myripristis murdjan chromosome 24, fMyrMur1.1, whole genome shotgun sequence genome encodes the following:
- the LOC115356220 gene encoding 12-(S)-hydroxy-5,8,10,14-eicosatetraenoic acid receptor-like, whose amino-acid sequence MDKNPHFYNQDLLLTMTTPMSNGTRALFVNSSSGIEHAIESCEASNQPVYTFYAVIMIIIFILALPLNASVLHLFIFKLKFWKSNSNNVFLFNLVLADILLLFCLPVKAHNFLHGERRSADDKVCKAMLFMLFLNRGASIAFLTVTSIDRYFNVVHPGRKNLLRALKKSPQISIIIWLLLLPLTIPTMLKNFECCNSHKSEDGEQEDAVIKDVVDSLREVVFFTQIIIPFIILVYCTVHIVNRLRKKTIGDKTKLKRAVFLVTSVMVVFSICFLPCTIARMVLLIIRVSHGSERYEDIAAMVFDGLMTFSYMDCLLDPLVYCFCSTKFKALYLSNYFPFLVKGDTVLSESSHSAGNVPPPTRSTVI is encoded by the exons ATGGACAAAAACCCTCACTTTTATAATCAGGATTTATTGCTTACAATGACAACTCCAATGAGTAATGGGACTCGAGCCCTGTTTGTTAACAGTTCTAGTGGCATTGAACATGCCATTGAAAGCTGCGAGGCCAGCAACCAGCCAGTGTACACTTTCTATGCAGTCATCATGATTATCATTTTCATCTTGGCTTTGCCTCTGAATGCGTCTGtcctccacctcttcatctTCAAGCTTAAGTTCTGGAAGTCAAACAGCAACAACGTTTTCCTCTTCAACCTGGTCTTGGCCGACATTCTcttgcttttctgtttgcctgTGAAGGCGCACAACTTCCTCcacggagagaggaggagtgccGACGACAAGGTGTGCAAAGCCATGCTCTTCATGCTGTTCCTCAACCGAGGGGCCAGCATCGCCTTCCTGACCGTCACATCGATCGACCGATACTTCAATGTGGTCCACCCCGGTCGAAAGAACCTCCTCAGGGCTCTCAAGAAGTCTCCTCAGATCTCCATCATCATCTGGCTCCTTCTCCTGCCTCTCACCATTCCCACCATGCTCAAGAACTTTGAGTGCTGCAACAGCCACAAGAGCGAGGATGGTGAGCAAGAAGATGCCGTGATCAAG GATGTGGTGGACAGCCTCCGAGAAGTGGTCTTCTTCACCCAGATCATCATCCCCTTCATCATCTTGGTCTACTGCACGGTGCACATCGTCAACCGGCTCCGAAAGAAAACCATCGGGGATAAGACCAAACTGAAGAGGGCGGTCTTCCTGGTCACCTCTGTCATGGTGGTCTTCTCCATCTGCTTCCTCCCGTGCACCATAGCCAGGATGGTGCTGCTCATCATCAGGGTCAGCCACGGCAGCGAGCGCTATGAGGACATTGCCGCTATGGTCTTTGATGGCCTCATGACCTTCTCCTACATGGACTGTTTACTGGATCCCCTGGTCTACTGCTTTTGTAGCACCAAGTTTAAAGCACTTTATCTCTCCAATTATTTCCCGTTCCTAGTGAAAGGAGATACTGTTCTGTCAGAAAGCTCACATTCTGCAGGGAATGTGCCGCCTCCCACACGCAGTACTGTCATTTAA